One genomic segment of Aquipluma nitroreducens includes these proteins:
- a CDS encoding phosphate ABC transporter ATP-binding protein, with the protein MIQNLLRVEKFVDSPTEKMKVKRETQDKADGDLILKAHKPHISVRNLNVYLTKNHILKNVNLDIPDKAITCIIGPSGCGKTTLLKTFNRLLQNSLDVRIEGDVLVDGENIHGKGVEVENIRKKMGLLSQRPCPLPMSIFDNIAYGPRIHGIRRKKTLNIMVEKYLKEAGLWDEVKDRLKSPATSLSIGQQQRLCMARGLAVKPEIILGDEATSALDPISSKKIEELFVKLKDQYSIVLVTHTLRQARRIADYVIFMYLGEVIEAGPAAEFFSNPKEKLTKEYLDGYFS; encoded by the coding sequence ATGATACAGAATTTGCTTCGGGTTGAAAAATTCGTTGATTCACCCACCGAAAAAATGAAGGTCAAGAGAGAAACACAGGATAAGGCAGATGGTGATTTAATTTTGAAAGCCCACAAACCACATATCAGTGTCCGTAACCTGAATGTTTATCTGACCAAAAACCACATCCTGAAAAATGTCAATCTGGATATTCCTGATAAGGCAATTACTTGTATCATCGGGCCTTCAGGGTGTGGAAAAACCACTTTGCTAAAGACCTTTAACCGTCTGCTGCAAAACTCGCTGGACGTAAGGATTGAAGGCGATGTGCTGGTTGACGGCGAAAACATTCACGGGAAAGGCGTGGAGGTTGAAAACATCCGGAAGAAAATGGGATTACTGTCTCAACGGCCATGCCCGCTACCGATGTCAATCTTCGATAATATTGCCTATGGTCCTCGCATTCATGGGATCAGGAGAAAGAAAACGCTAAATATCATGGTCGAAAAATACCTGAAAGAGGCCGGGTTGTGGGACGAGGTGAAAGACAGGTTAAAATCACCGGCAACCAGTTTGTCGATTGGGCAACAGCAGCGGCTTTGCATGGCGCGTGGGTTGGCCGTTAAACCCGAGATTATCCTGGGCGACGAAGCAACTTCGGCACTCGATCCGATTTCGAGCAAAAAAATTGAAGAATTATTCGTAAAACTGAAAGATCAGTATTCAATAGTACTGGTTACTCATACACTTCGGCAGGCAAGGCGAATAGCCGACTACGTAATATTTATGTACCTGGGCGAGGTAATTGAGGCAGGACCGGCGGCCGAATTCTTCAGCAATCCGAAAGAGAAATTGACGAAGGAATACCTGGACGGGTATTTTAGCTAA
- a CDS encoding heavy-metal-associated domain-containing protein yields METLKFKTNVNCGGCIATVTPHLNQVKGIVKWSVNTSNPLKVLTVESTGLDPEVIIETLKSAGYKADLMS; encoded by the coding sequence ATGGAAACGTTAAAATTTAAGACCAATGTAAATTGTGGCGGATGTATTGCCACCGTAACCCCTCACCTGAATCAGGTAAAAGGAATTGTCAAATGGAGTGTCAATACTTCAAATCCATTGAAAGTATTAACTGTTGAATCTACGGGACTTGATCCTGAAGTAATTATTGAAACATTGAAAAGTGCCGGTTATAAGGCTGATTTGATGAGCTAG
- a CDS encoding heavy-metal-associated domain-containing protein — MKTKVAMLAILMMMGTGSVFAKIKAEKFLVNGKCEMCEKRIEMAALSLEGVSKADWNKETKEIEVTLNDAKTSLQIVQEAIAKVGHDTDAVKATDEAYNGLPACCKYDRAVLKAPMKPMKYEHK; from the coding sequence ATGAAAACAAAAGTAGCTATGCTGGCTATCCTGATGATGATGGGTACCGGAAGTGTATTTGCAAAAATCAAGGCTGAAAAATTCTTGGTAAACGGAAAATGTGAGATGTGCGAAAAGCGCATTGAGATGGCTGCCCTTTCTTTAGAGGGTGTTTCAAAAGCTGACTGGAACAAAGAAACCAAGGAAATTGAAGTAACACTCAATGATGCAAAAACCAGTTTGCAAATTGTGCAGGAAGCAATTGCCAAAGTTGGTCACGACACTGATGCCGTAAAAGCAACTGATGAAGCCTATAATGGACTTCCTGCATGTTGTAAATACGACCGTGCCGTACTCAAGGCTCCTATGAAACCAATGAAATATGAACACAAATAA
- the pstA gene encoding phosphate ABC transporter permease PstA, giving the protein MKHVRIKRIEEKIFKALMIAATLVIVISLFMIIVAIVKRGLPAMSWDMVSKIPGGGFYIGKEGGLLNAIVGSLYIVIGSISLGLSFSLPIVLYINLYLPEKSRLAQFTRLSFDVLFGIPSIVYGAFGFTLMVYLGLRSSLLAGILTVTILIIPILIRSIDEVLRRVPKEMKDAALSLGATRSEMIKPILRQVAPGIVTAVLLSVGRGIGDAASVLFTAGYTDSIPTSLSQPVATLPLAIFFQLSSPIAEVQDRAYAAALILTFIVLLLSVAARFYSRKFSKNKI; this is encoded by the coding sequence ATGAAACATGTACGAATAAAAAGAATAGAAGAAAAGATTTTCAAAGCACTTATGATAGCGGCAACGCTGGTCATTGTGATCTCGCTGTTCATGATTATTGTCGCCATCGTTAAAAGAGGATTGCCAGCCATGAGCTGGGACATGGTCTCGAAAATACCAGGCGGGGGATTTTACATCGGCAAGGAAGGCGGTTTGCTCAACGCTATAGTTGGGTCGTTGTATATTGTTATCGGTTCTATTTCGCTTGGACTTAGCTTTAGCTTGCCGATTGTTTTATACATCAACCTTTACCTTCCTGAAAAGTCGCGGTTGGCGCAGTTTACACGCCTGTCGTTCGATGTTTTGTTCGGGATTCCATCCATCGTTTATGGCGCTTTTGGCTTTACCCTGATGGTTTATTTGGGTTTGCGGTCGTCGTTACTTGCAGGTATCCTCACGGTAACCATCCTGATTATTCCGATTCTGATTCGCTCCATTGACGAGGTACTGCGGCGTGTCCCCAAAGAAATGAAAGATGCGGCACTTTCGCTGGGCGCCACCCGTTCCGAAATGATCAAACCCATTTTGCGGCAGGTTGCCCCCGGAATAGTCACTGCCGTGCTTCTTTCAGTTGGCCGCGGCATTGGAGATGCAGCTTCAGTGCTGTTTACCGCCGGATATACCGACAGTATTCCAACTTCCCTCTCTCAACCGGTGGCTACTTTGCCGCTGGCTATCTTTTTCCAACTCAGCAGTCCGATAGCTGAAGTTCAGGACAGGGCTTATGCAGCCGCACTTATCCTGACCTTTATTGTTCTGCTGCTGAGTGTTGCCGCACGTTTTTACAGTCGTAAATTTTCAAAAAACAAGATATGA
- a CDS encoding helix-turn-helix domain-containing protein, translating to MLYFIKNMVCNRCIMVVQQVFENIGYKPVRISLGNVETANPISDEDLEKLKKSLVVYGFELIDDTKSRIIEKIKNLVVQSVHHSNEDLKVNYSEYIESHLNRDYAYLSGLFSEIEGTTIEKYIILQKIERVKELLVYDELTLSEIAYQMGYSNVAYLSNQFKKVTGLTPSHFKQVKENKRKPLDEV from the coding sequence ATGCTCTATTTTATCAAAAACATGGTTTGTAACCGGTGCATCATGGTGGTGCAACAGGTATTCGAAAATATAGGCTATAAGCCTGTCCGTATTTCATTGGGAAATGTTGAAACAGCAAATCCAATTTCGGATGAAGATTTGGAAAAGCTAAAAAAATCGCTGGTGGTTTATGGTTTTGAACTGATTGACGATACAAAAAGCCGGATTATCGAAAAAATAAAAAACCTCGTGGTACAGTCTGTACACCACAGCAACGAAGACCTGAAAGTGAATTATTCAGAATACATCGAATCGCACCTGAACCGTGATTACGCCTATTTAAGCGGCCTTTTTTCTGAAATTGAAGGAACTACTATCGAAAAATACATCATCCTTCAGAAAATAGAGCGGGTAAAAGAATTGCTGGTGTACGACGAACTCACGCTGAGCGAAATTGCCTACCAAATGGGATATAGCAACGTGGCTTATTTATCGAACCAGTTTAAAAAGGTGACCGGACTAACCCCAAGCCACTTCAAACAGGTAAAAGAAAACAAACGAAAACCATTGGACGAAGTATAA
- a CDS encoding heavy metal translocating P-type ATPase translates to METSVKKNFPVTGLSCASCAISVESMLKAQVGVLDASVNYANSTAWVEYTPQEASLSNFKSAIQSIGYDLLIEEEGHDHQEEMQNVHYKKLKTNTLWATILAFPVVVIAMFLMDIRYANWIMLILATPVIGWFGRSFFINAFNQAKHGKANMDTLVALSTGIAYLFSVFSTLFPEFWHEQGQHAHVYFEASAVVIAFILLGKVLEERAKSNTSSAIKKLIGLQPNTVNLIQENGQEMEIPISQVVIGDKIRVKPGEKIPVDGEIISGSSFIDESTITGESLPVEKEKGGQVFAGTINQKGSFAFVAQKVGGQTILAQIIKMVQQAQGSKPPVQKLVDQIAGIFVPVVMAIAVIAFATWMILGGENAVTQALLAMVSVLVIACPCALGLATPTAIMVGMGKGAENGILIKDAESLELAHKVNAIVLDKTGTITEGKPAVTDIEWNVSGDEKTDLEQILYAIESQSEHPLAEAVTASLKNTSHKRIAPDKFESITGKGVVANYGEHAYLVGNQKLLADYRVNIPKNSSDQIIIWQSEAKTVISFARDKELLAVVAIADKIKEKSAKAITDLQNQGIEVYMLTGDNLHTAKAVAQKVGLKNFKAEVMPSDKADFIKELQNQGKVVAMVGDGINDSHALAQADVSIAMGKGSDIAMDVAKMTIISSDLQLISKSIRLSKLTVNTIHQNLFWAFIYNLIGIPVAAGILFPIWGFMLNPMIAGAAMALSSVSVVSNSLRLKFKKLDY, encoded by the coding sequence ATGGAAACTTCAGTTAAAAAGAACTTCCCGGTTACCGGCTTAAGCTGCGCATCATGCGCCATCAGTGTCGAAAGTATGCTTAAAGCCCAAGTGGGTGTGCTCGACGCTTCTGTTAATTATGCAAATTCTACTGCATGGGTTGAATATACGCCCCAAGAAGCTTCTCTCAGCAACTTCAAATCAGCAATTCAGTCCATTGGTTACGACCTACTGATTGAAGAAGAAGGCCATGACCATCAGGAAGAAATGCAAAATGTCCATTACAAAAAGCTAAAAACCAATACGCTTTGGGCTACTATTCTAGCCTTTCCGGTGGTGGTAATTGCCATGTTCCTGATGGATATTCGGTATGCCAACTGGATCATGCTGATTCTGGCAACGCCGGTAATCGGCTGGTTTGGCCGGAGCTTCTTCATCAATGCCTTTAATCAGGCCAAACACGGCAAGGCAAACATGGATACTTTGGTGGCTTTAAGCACTGGTATCGCTTATCTTTTCAGCGTATTCAGCACATTATTTCCTGAATTTTGGCACGAACAAGGACAACATGCCCATGTGTATTTTGAGGCTTCGGCGGTGGTAATTGCTTTCATTTTGTTGGGTAAGGTACTCGAAGAACGGGCAAAATCAAACACTTCTTCAGCCATTAAAAAACTGATTGGGTTACAACCAAATACAGTCAATCTGATTCAGGAGAATGGCCAGGAAATGGAAATACCTATTTCGCAGGTCGTTATTGGTGATAAAATTCGGGTTAAGCCCGGCGAAAAAATCCCGGTGGATGGTGAAATCATTTCAGGGTCATCTTTCATTGACGAAAGTACCATTACCGGCGAATCACTTCCGGTTGAAAAGGAAAAGGGCGGACAGGTTTTTGCCGGAACGATAAACCAGAAGGGAAGCTTTGCCTTCGTAGCTCAAAAGGTGGGAGGCCAAACCATTTTAGCACAGATAATTAAAATGGTTCAGCAGGCGCAGGGAAGCAAACCTCCCGTACAAAAGCTGGTCGATCAGATTGCCGGAATATTTGTTCCTGTAGTCATGGCTATTGCTGTAATAGCCTTTGCAACATGGATGATTCTGGGTGGCGAAAATGCTGTTACACAAGCTTTGTTGGCGATGGTTTCGGTGCTGGTAATTGCCTGTCCATGTGCCCTGGGACTTGCAACTCCCACTGCCATTATGGTTGGCATGGGCAAAGGCGCTGAAAACGGAATCCTGATTAAAGATGCCGAAAGCCTTGAACTGGCGCATAAAGTGAACGCCATAGTTCTCGATAAAACAGGTACCATTACCGAAGGTAAACCGGCCGTAACTGATATCGAATGGAATGTTTCCGGTGATGAAAAAACAGATTTGGAACAAATTCTTTATGCTATCGAATCGCAATCGGAACATCCATTGGCTGAAGCTGTCACTGCTTCCTTGAAAAACACTTCACACAAACGGATTGCTCCCGATAAATTCGAAAGTATTACCGGAAAAGGAGTTGTAGCCAACTACGGCGAACATGCTTATCTAGTAGGCAATCAAAAACTGCTGGCCGATTATCGGGTAAATATTCCAAAAAACAGTTCTGACCAAATTATAATCTGGCAGAGTGAGGCAAAAACAGTGATTTCCTTTGCCCGCGACAAGGAATTGTTAGCTGTGGTTGCTATCGCCGACAAAATAAAAGAGAAATCGGCAAAAGCCATTACTGACCTTCAAAATCAGGGAATTGAAGTGTATATGCTCACCGGTGACAATTTACATACCGCGAAAGCTGTGGCACAAAAAGTCGGTCTGAAGAACTTTAAAGCTGAAGTGATGCCATCTGACAAAGCTGATTTTATTAAAGAATTGCAAAATCAGGGAAAAGTGGTGGCAATGGTTGGCGATGGAATTAACGATTCGCACGCTCTGGCTCAGGCTGACGTGAGCATCGCCATGGGAAAAGGTTCCGATATTGCAATGGATGTAGCCAAAATGACCATCATTTCTTCCGATCTTCAGCTTATCTCAAAATCAATCAGGCTATCGAAATTGACTGTCAATACCATTCATCAGAATTTGTTCTGGGCTTTCATTTACAACCTGATTGGCATTCCTGTTGCTGCCGGAATATTATTCCCCATCTGGGGTTTCATGCTCAACCCAATGATTGCCGGAGCTGCCATGGCATTAAGTTCGGTATCGGTAGTAAGCAACAGTTTACGACTGAAATTCAAAAAACTTGATTATTAA
- a CDS encoding multicopper oxidase domain-containing protein, translating to MKHAFSTLVLVVIFFSGNCQNPLFIPPILEGKQVNLHVQYGSMQFQAGGPTATIGINGNFLGPTVILNQGDSIQLSVYNDLDESTTMHWHGLHVPARLDGSPHNVIQAHTVWSPRIKVLDQASTYWYHPHLHGKTAEQVTKGAAGMIIVRDNQESTLNLPRNYGIDDFPIVIQSRAFDTNRQFVVNSADDHTLLINGTIDPILKVPAQIIRFRVLNGSTNRVYNIGFQGNQLFYQIASDGGLLDAPVALTRLMLAPGERAELLVNLSGLKDQSLDLFSFGSELPNGIYGAAVPGSMGVGSIDGYSANILNGKDFKLIRLSVTAPTTQAISTIPSNLISNKKPDPSKSSVTRIITLSTSGMGMGNLSGPFLINGQSFSMDRIDFSAKLGATEIWQISNQTAIAHPFHIHGLQFFISDIGGAAPDRSRQGRKDVVLVPAMQSVRLIMKLDDFLDPEIPYMFHCHMLSHEDDGMMGQFLVTGIPTGLNTLIDDPLIRIYPNPMTDHLTIEAADVDRNPVIIEIRNDLGQLCIQEKISGFPATLNTSSLKSGIYTISFIDQNRVLVRKVIRF from the coding sequence ATGAAACACGCCTTCTCTACCTTGGTATTAGTCGTAATCTTTTTTTCAGGTAATTGCCAGAATCCATTGTTTATCCCTCCAATTCTTGAAGGGAAACAGGTTAATTTGCATGTACAATACGGTTCAATGCAATTTCAGGCTGGAGGTCCGACAGCCACGATAGGCATAAACGGCAACTTTCTGGGCCCAACGGTCATACTTAATCAGGGCGACTCAATTCAATTATCGGTATATAACGACCTCGATGAGTCCACAACCATGCACTGGCACGGGTTACACGTACCGGCCAGGTTAGATGGAAGTCCGCACAATGTAATTCAGGCACATACGGTATGGTCGCCCCGGATAAAAGTATTGGATCAGGCATCGACGTATTGGTATCATCCCCATCTTCATGGAAAAACAGCTGAACAGGTAACCAAAGGAGCTGCCGGAATGATTATTGTAAGAGATAATCAGGAATCGACTCTTAACTTGCCACGGAATTATGGAATAGATGACTTCCCTATTGTTATACAGTCCAGAGCCTTTGATACAAACCGTCAGTTTGTCGTCAATTCTGCCGACGACCACACCTTACTAATTAACGGCACTATCGACCCGATTTTAAAAGTACCTGCTCAAATTATCCGCTTCAGGGTATTGAACGGCTCAACAAATCGTGTCTATAATATAGGTTTTCAGGGAAATCAGCTATTTTATCAAATCGCTTCTGATGGCGGCCTGTTGGATGCCCCGGTTGCTCTAACCCGATTAATGTTAGCTCCCGGCGAAAGGGCAGAGTTGCTGGTCAACCTTTCAGGATTGAAAGATCAGAGCCTGGACCTGTTTTCTTTTGGTTCGGAGTTACCTAACGGTATTTATGGTGCTGCTGTTCCCGGAAGTATGGGCGTGGGTAGTATTGACGGGTATTCTGCTAATATACTGAATGGTAAAGATTTTAAATTAATCCGGTTATCCGTCACCGCCCCAACCACTCAAGCGATTTCCACAATACCTTCAAATTTGATTTCAAACAAAAAGCCCGATCCGTCTAAATCATCTGTAACACGAATCATTACCCTATCAACAAGCGGCATGGGTATGGGTAATCTGAGTGGCCCGTTTCTAATCAATGGCCAATCATTTTCAATGGATCGAATTGACTTTTCTGCCAAACTTGGAGCCACCGAAATCTGGCAAATATCCAATCAGACAGCTATCGCCCACCCGTTTCATATTCATGGACTCCAGTTTTTCATCTCCGACATTGGAGGCGCTGCACCTGATCGTTCAAGACAAGGTCGTAAAGATGTCGTTTTGGTGCCCGCCATGCAATCTGTAAGGTTGATTATGAAATTAGATGATTTTTTAGATCCGGAAATACCCTACATGTTTCATTGTCACATGTTGTCGCACGAAGATGATGGTATGATGGGGCAATTTCTGGTAACAGGGATTCCAACAGGACTGAATACGCTTATTGACGATCCTCTGATTCGGATTTATCCGAACCCAATGACTGATCATTTAACGATTGAAGCTGCTGATGTTGACAGAAATCCAGTAATAATTGAAATTAGAAACGATTTGGGACAACTCTGCATTCAGGAGAAAATTTCAGGGTTTCCAGCTACTCTGAATACAAGCAGTCTAAAATCAGGAATCTACACCATCAGCTTCATCGATCAAAACCGGGTTCTGGTGAGAAAAGTTATTCGCTTTTAA
- the pstC gene encoding phosphate ABC transporter permease subunit PstC translates to MDKIRYNKYRQTREFLIRHSMLFLTLISLSFAVIIGISLYYKSVPILDQQSLWTLLTGESWKPLKGEFGFYPFIMGTLWVTGIAIIISLPLCLLAAIYLSEYAHPYVKKIVFPMIDVLAGIPPVVYGVWGILVVVPFISTSLAPHFVEFSTGYSILAGGIVLAIMIIPLMISVFIEIFDALPGGLREASLSLGATTWQTIKKVVLRKSFPGLAAAVVLAISRAFGETIAVLMVCGNVSEVPHSVFDPAYPLPALIANNYGEMMSIPMYDAALMLSALLLFVIILAFNAISRLVLIRIERNFAL, encoded by the coding sequence ATGGATAAAATACGATACAACAAATACCGCCAAACAAGGGAATTTCTGATACGGCACAGCATGCTTTTCCTGACACTGATCTCTTTGTCGTTTGCAGTGATCATCGGCATCAGCCTGTATTATAAATCGGTCCCGATTTTAGATCAGCAGTCCTTATGGACTCTTTTAACGGGCGAAAGCTGGAAGCCGCTAAAAGGTGAATTTGGTTTTTACCCTTTCATCATGGGAACTTTGTGGGTGACAGGCATCGCGATCATTATTTCGTTGCCCCTTTGCCTGTTGGCTGCCATTTACCTTTCGGAATATGCCCATCCGTATGTAAAAAAGATCGTTTTCCCGATGATTGATGTACTCGCCGGAATACCGCCGGTAGTTTATGGCGTTTGGGGGATTTTGGTCGTGGTTCCCTTTATTTCGACTTCCCTGGCTCCTCATTTTGTCGAGTTCTCGACCGGATATAGCATTTTGGCCGGAGGAATTGTACTGGCTATCATGATCATCCCACTGATGATTTCGGTTTTTATTGAAATCTTCGATGCGTTGCCCGGCGGACTGCGCGAAGCTTCGCTTTCGTTGGGCGCTACCACCTGGCAAACCATTAAAAAAGTGGTACTTCGTAAATCGTTTCCGGGATTGGCTGCCGCCGTGGTTTTAGCCATTTCGCGTGCTTTTGGCGAAACCATAGCGGTTCTGATGGTTTGCGGAAACGTTTCGGAAGTACCCCACTCGGTATTCGATCCGGCCTACCCACTGCCTGCACTCATTGCCAACAATTACGGGGAAATGATGTCGATACCGATGTACGACGCGGCATTGATGCTCTCGGCATTGCTTTTATTTGTCATCATCCTGGCATTCAACGCCATTTCACGACTAGTTTTAATCCGAATAGAAAGGAACTTCGCTTTATGA